The Linepithema humile isolate Giens D197 chromosome 2, Lhum_UNIL_v1.0, whole genome shotgun sequence genome has a segment encoding these proteins:
- the LOC136997953 gene encoding uncharacterized protein: MRVRLLFCQWAEQMFENNPRFFYIVMFSDETTFKNNGELNRHNCHYWSDVNPHWYKQIDNQHRWSVNVWCGIVNGYLIGPYFFEDTVNGENILQLLRDELPDLLNDVDLWTRLDMWVQLDGASAHRARIVTTFLNNKFNARWIGWNGPVHWPPQSPDLTSPDFFLWGYLKNVVYKQEPTTRADMIERIWIACSNIPRAMLLKTVCNFRKRIQSCIEVNGNVFEQNL; encoded by the coding sequence ATGAGAGTACGTCTGCTGTTTTGTCAATGGGCAGaacaaatgtttgaaaataacccgagatttttttatattgttatgttTTCAGATGAAACGACATTCAAAAACAATGGAGAACTGAATAGGCATAATTGTCATTACTGGTCAGATGTGAATCCTCATTGGTATAAACAAATAGATAATCAGCATCGTTGGAGTGTGAATGTATGGTGCGGAATTGTCAACGGTTATCTCATCGGTCCTTATTTTTTCGAGGATACTGTGAATGGGGAAAACATTTTACAGTTGTTGCGCGATGAACTACCTGACCTGCTCAATGATGTTGACCTTTGGACAAGGTTAGACATGTGGGTACAGCTGGATGGGGCAAGTGCTCATCGCGCACGAATTGTAACTACGTTTCTGAACAACAAATTTAATGCAAGATGGATTGGATGGAATGGACCAGTTCATTGGCCCCCACAATCGCCTGATTTGACTTCAcctgatttttttctttggggttatttgaaaaatgttgtttATAAACAAGAACCAACAACAAGAGCAGATATGATTGAACGAATTTGGATTGCATGTAGTAACATACCACGGGCTATGTTATTGAAAActgtttgcaattttcgaaAAAGGATTCAATCATGTATTGAGGTTAATGGTAAcgtttttgaacaaaatttatag
- the LOC136997903 gene encoding uncharacterized protein has product MTLEIDFEVKFKVINEANRIQLGTKQLVLQLTKLGWLLCKQIGESRSSQLHNNLTICGLVRNEELQSQIERFWRIEDMLRTKLLSKEESRCEEIFQNEYKRTVDGRFEVSLPLREDPSVLGESKASALKRLQSIECRFRKNHKLPNRYVAFMDKYLKLGHMSVLLSIKNLTANYLPHHAVMKEASTSTKLREVFDASSPTTFGKSLNDCLLVRPTIQPELFEILIRFRQHPYVLTGDIIKMYRQIMVKPEDRQYQCILWRTKSDEHPTLNTVTYDTASAPFLAIRSLQQLAFDFESTHPRAAATIIETFTSMT; this is encoded by the exons ATGACTTTGGAAATCGACTTTGAGGTCAAGTTCAAGGTCATCAACG AAGCAAATCGAATACAGCTGGGAACCAAACAACTAGTACTACAACTGACGAAGCTCGGATGGCTGCTGTGTAAACAAATTGGAGAATCACGTAGCTCACAACTCCACAATAATCTTACTATTTGTGGATTAGTTCGAAATGAGGAGCTTCAGTCACAAATAGAAAGGTTCTGGCGCATCGAGGACATGCTACGTACAAAATTGTTGTCCAAGGAAGAATCAAGGTGCGAGGAAATCTTTCAGAACGAATACAAGCGAACTGTTGACGGAAGATTCGAGGTGTCGTTGCCATTACGCGAAGATCCCAGCGTTCTCGGCGAATCTAAAGCTAGTGCACTCAAACGATTACAAAGTATAGAGTGTAGATTTCGGAAGAATCATAAGTTACCCAATCGGTACGTCGCCTTCATGGACAAGTATCTTAAACTCGGACATATGTCTGTACTTTTAAGCATTAAAAATCTAACTGCCAACTACCTTCCTCATCACGCAGTGATGAAAGAAGCGTCAACGTCCACGAAACTACGAGAAGTTTTCGACGCATCCAGCCCGACTACTTTCGGAAAATCACTCAATGATTGTCTGTTAGTGAGACCTACGATTCAGCCAGAGCTATTTGAAATTCTCATACGATTTCGACAGCACCCGTACGTTTTGACCGGTgatattatcaaaatgtacAGACAAATTATGGTCAAGCCAGAGGATCGGCAATACCAATGCATCCTTTGGAGAACAAAGTCGGATGAACACCCGACTTTGAATACCGTCACTTATGATACTGCTTCTGCGCCTTTTCTAGCTATACGGTCGCTACAGCAGCTAGCGTTTGATTTCGAAAGCACACATCCTCGTGCTGCCGCAACCATCATCGAGACTTTTACGTCGATGACCTGA